The Mycolicibacterium aichiense region GTTCTCATGACGGCGACGAAACCGGTCGGCGGGAAATTCTGGTGCCGCCGTCGCAAGCGGCAACGGTGCAGGTCACTACATTTGTGAAGTCGTACAAACGACCATTCGTCGGCGATATTTACGGTTGCGGAACTGACGTTCCCGGATACCTCGTCGCGCCCTGACCGGCGACGGAACGACCAACAACCAACTGCGAAAGCATGAAGGCTGCCTGTCCTCGCGGTGGTAGACTGAGTCGATACACGGTTCCTGCTGGGAGCCGTGTATTGCTTCATTAGCGCGTTTGATCGCAGCTCTTCGATGGCAATACACGCGGAACCATCCGCATGTTCCCAGCAGCGACGACAGACTGCAACGCGAACATCGCGTAACCAACAAACGAGGAGCGCAGCGAGATGACCGATACCCAGGTGACCTGGCTGACCCAGGAGTCGTACGACCGCCTCAAGACCGAGCTGGATCAGCTGATCGCCAACCGTCCGGTCATCGCCGCCGAGATCAACGATCGTCGCGAAGAGGGCGACCTGCGCGAGAACGGCGGCTACCACGCCGCGCGCGAAGAGCAGGGCCAGCAGGAGGCCCGCATCCGCCAGCTGCAGGAGCTGCTGAACACCGCCAAGGTGGGCGAGGCGCCCAAGCAGTCCGGCGTTGCGCTCCCCGGTTCGGTGGTCAAGGTCTACTACGACGGCGACGAGTCCGACACCGAGACCTTCCTGATCGCCACCCGCCAGGAGGGCATCGACCACGACAAGCTCGAGGTCTACTCGCCGAACTCCCCGCTGGGCGGCGCGCTGCTCAACGCCAAGGTGGGCGACACCCGCGAGTACGCGGTGCCGAGCGGCAAGACCGTCAAGGTCACGCTGGTCAGCGCCGAGCCCTACCACTCGTAACCGCTCGCGCGTGGCGCGCATCGCCGAAGACCTTCTTCTGCTGCTGCTCGACAACGCTGCGGCACAGCCTGCCGTGGAGCCGGGCCGGCTGCACCGGCTGCTGGCCGCCGCAGTGCTGCTGGACCTCGCCTACGACTGCCGGGTCCGGCCTGCGATACCGGGCGAACCCGTCCCGGCCGATCGACTGGTTGCCTTAGCCGGGCCACCTCCCCTGGATCCGGTCGTCCGCCCGGCGCTGGCCTTGCTCGAACAGGCACCGGTCAGCGCGACCGAGGCGATCGGTAAGCTGCGCAAGCATACCGAGGACCGCGTGATCGACCAGCTGCTGCGCACCGGCCAGATTCATCAGATTGCGTTGTCGCAGAATCGGTTTCGCAGAAACACCTACGCCTGGCCGCTGGCCAGCCGGGCACGGGTGGACCAGGCCCGGTCCGCCCTGCTGTCCACCCTGTTCGACGGCAACCGCCCCGACCCTGCCACCGCGACGATCATCTCGCTGCTGCACACCGTCGGCGCACTGGGCGCAGTGCTGAGTCTGAACGACCGCGGCTGGCACTGGGTCTGCGATCGAGCCAGCGAAATCGCCAGCGGCACATGGGTTGACGACGCCAACATGGCCGAAGTCAATCTGGCGGTGACCACCGCCGCAGTGCGGCCGGCGCTAGTCTAGGGCTTGCTCGAGGTCGCCGAGCAGATCCGCCGGGTCTTCGATCCCGACCGAGAGGCGAACCAGGTCGTCGGGCACCTCGAGCTGCGATCCCGCCGTCGACGCATGCGTCATGGCACCGGGGTGCTCGATCAGCGACTCGACCCCGCCCAGTGATTCAGCGAGGATGAAAACCTCTGTGCGCGAACACAACCGGCGTGCCGCTTCGATTCCGTCGCGCATCCGAACCGACACCATGCCGCCGAATCCGCTCATCTGCCGCGCTGCGACCTCGTGCCCGGGATGCGAGGGCAGACCGGGATAGAGCACCCGGCTCACTGCGTCGTGCTCCGCCAGGAATTCGGCTACCTTCGCTGCATTCGCGCTGTGCCGCTGCATCCGCAGCTCCAAGGTCTTCAGGCCACGCATCGTCAGATACGCATCGAACGGGCCGGGCACCGCGCCGGCGCCGTTCTGCAGGAACGCGAACTTGGTGTCCAGCTCCTCGTCGTTGGTGACCAGCGCGCCGCCGACCACGTCGGAGTGCCCGCCGATGTACTTCGTCGTCGAGTGCAGCACGATGTCGGCACCGAGGTTCAGCGGCTGCTGCAGCGCCGGCGATGCGAACGTGTTGTCCACCAACACCTTCTGGCCGCCGACCGCGGCGATCTCGGCGATGGCGGCGACGTCGGCGATCGACAGCAGCGGATTGGTGGGTGTCTCCACCCAGATCAGCTTGGTGGTGGCGGTGATCGCCGCGCGGACCGCGTCGAGGTCGGACAGCGCCACCGGCGTGTGCGCAACCCCCCACTGGGTGAACACCTTGTCGATGAGCCGGAAGGTGCCCCCGTAGGCGTCGTCGGGGATGACCACGTGGTCGCCGGGGCGCAGCACCGCCCGCAGTACGCAGTCCGTGGCGGCCATGCCCGAACTGAAGGCGCGCCCGAAGGTTCCGTCCTCGACCGCTGCGAGCACGGCCTCCAGCGCGGCACGGGTCGGGTTGCCCGTGCGGGCGTACTCGAAGCCACCACGCAGGCCGCCGACGCCGTCCTGCGCGAAGGTGCTGCTGGCATAGATCGGCGCGTTGACCGCACCGGTCGCGGGATCGGGACGGTACCCGGCATGGATGGCCCTGGTCGCGAACCCTTGCGCCCGATGCCTGTCCGCTTCCCCGATACCCCGGGTCGCTTCGCTCCTGCCCGCTGTGCTGCGTTGCTCACTCATCGGTTTCGAGCCTAACGGCTCGAGACATCAGAGCGGCACGCACACCGTCGTCATGATTTTATCGGCGAGCGTCTGCCGCTTGGCGTCCCACAACGGGAACAGGTAACCGATGTAGCAGATGATCGCGTCGACGAAGTGGGCGATCTGGCGCACGACCGAGAGCCCGAAACCGATCGGCTGGCCGGTCTTTTCGCTGATCACCTTGAACTTCAGCACCGACTTGCCGATGCTCGACCCGGTGGTGCCCTGGCGGTAGCCGTAGTTCCAGACCCAGAACGCCAGGCTGGCGAGCCCGAACACGAACGACAGGATCAGGCCCAGCGTGGACGGCTGCGAGGTGCAGTACACGCCATAGCTGTTGTCGACGCTGCTCGATGTGCAGTTGTTCTCGCCGGTGGCGACCATCAGGCCCTGGCCGACTCCGGACAGGATCGCGATCGGGAGGGCGTCGATGATGAAGGCGCCGACCCGTTTGATCCACGGGGTGTACGCCTCCTTCGACAGCACGCCGGCGCCGGGTGGGGGCGGCGGCGGATAGTTCCCCGGCGGGGGCGGCGGGTAATTCCCCGGCGGCGGGGGCGGCGGATAGTTCCCCGGCGGCGGGGGCGGGTAGTTACCGGGAGGCGGGGGCGGTTGCGTCATCGAAAGTCCTTGTCTACAGAGGGAGGCAGACGGTCGTCATGATTTTGTCGGCCAGGGTCTGGCGCTTGCTGTCCCACAGCGGGAACAGCACGGCGATCAACCACACGATGCCGAGGCAGATGTAGGAAGCCACCAGATACAGGATCTCGCGCACGAAAGAGAGACCGAAACCGATTGGCTGTCCGGTCTTTTCGCTGACCACCTTGAACTTCATCACGGACTTGCCGATGCTCGACCCGGTGGTGCCCTGGCGGTAGCCGAGGTTCCAGATCACGAACGCGATCGCGATCAAGCCTGCGACGACCAGAGCGAGCGTGCCGACTGTCGAGGTTCCCGTCGCGCAGTAGTCAGCGGTCTCGTACTGCGACGTGTCGGTGACGCATTCGGTGTCCGTGGTGGCGATCACGACGCCATAGCCGATGCCCAAGATGATGTAGGCCGGGATGTAATCGATCAGCCACGCGACGACCCGGGTGAACCACGACGTGTAGGCGCTTTGTGGCAGCTGGGGAACCGGCTGACCGGGCGCAGGCGGGTCGCCGAAGGCGGCACCCGGCGGCGGCGGTGCGTAACCGCCCTGGGGCGGTGGCGGCGGTGGATAGTTACCGGCAGGCGGTGGCGGGTAGTTCCCTGGAGGCGGCGGCGGGTAGCTCCCCGGCGGGGGGCCTGGCGGTTGTTCGGTCATGGCGCCTTCCACTTCGAGAGTGATCACCTGGGATAAAGCGGCCTAAATGTACCTGAGAAGTACCTGCGTATCGCGACAAAGCGCAATCTTCATCTGAGCGCAATACGGCGCCCAAAGAATTTGTCCGAGAAACTACTTCAGCGTCGCCGGGGTCCGTCGGACAGGAAACCGAGCAGATCGTGGCGGGTGATGACGCCGACCGGCTTGCCCTCCTCGACCACCATCAATGCGTCCCGCTCCCCCAACGACTTTGCCGCCGCACTGACCAGTTCGCCCGCACCGATCAACGGCAGCGGCGGGCTCATGTGCACCGCCACCGCGTCGGCGAGCTTGGCGCGTCCCTCGAACACCGCGGAGAGCAGTTCCCGCTCCGAGACGCTGCCGGCCACTTCGCCGGCCATCACCGGGGGTTCGGCGCCGACCACCGGCATTTGGGAGACGCCGTACTCGCGCAGGATGCCGATGGCGTCGCGGACGGTTTCCGACGGGTGGGTGTGCACCAGGTCGGGCAGCGCCCCGGACTTGCCGCGCAACACATCGCCGACCGTCGGCTCGATAAGCGACCCGTCCAGGCGGGTCCGCAGGAATCCGTACGACGACATCCACCCGTCGTTGAAGATCTTGGACAGGTACCCGCGGCCGCCGTCGGGCAACAGCACGACGACCACCGAATCGGGGCCGGCCTCCTGGGCCACCTTGATCGCGGCGACGACCGCCATCCCGCAGGAGCCGCCGACCAGCAGCGCTTCTTCGCGGGCCAGCCGTCGGGTCATATCGAACGAATCCGCGTCCGAGACCGCGATGATCTCGTCGGGCACAGCCGGGTCGTAGGCGGCGGGCCAGAAGTCTTCACCGACACCCTCGACCAGGTAGGGCCGTCCGGTGCCACCGGAGTACACCGAGCCCTCCGGGTCGGCTCCGATCACCTTGACCTTGCCGCCGGACACCTCTTTCAGATAGCGCCCGGCGCCGGTGATCGTTCCGCCGGTGCCGACGCCGGCGACGAAATGCGTGACCTTGCCCTCGGTATCCGCCCAGATCTCCGGACCGGTGGTTTCGTAGTGGCTGGCCGGTCCCATCGGGTTGGAGTACTGGTCGGGCTTCCACGCACCCTCGATTTCGGTGACCAGCCGGTTGGACACGCTGTAGTAGCTGTCCGGGTCGTCGGGGGCGACGGCCGTCGGGCAGACGACGACCTCGGCGCCGTAGGCCCGCAACACATTGCGCTTGTCCTCGCTGACTTTGTCGGGACAGACGAAGATGCACTTGTAGCCGCGTCGCTGAGCGACCAGCGCCAAGCCGACGCCGGTGTTGCCGGAGGTGGGTTCGACGATCGTCCCGCCCGGCTTCAGCTGACCGCTGGCCTCGGCGGCGTCGATCATCTTCACGGCGATGCGGTCCTTGGCGCTGCCGCCGGGATTGAGGTACTCGATCTTGGCCGCGACCACCCCCGCGCCTTCCGGCACGACGGAGTTCAGTTGGACCAGTGGGGTGTGCCCGATCAGCTCGCTGATGTGCGACGCGATTCGCATGCCTACATCGTGTCAGGCGGCGGATCCGCGCGGCTAGCCGGTGGCTTCGCGGATGTACTCGCCGATCTGTCGCAGTGAGCGCTTGGCTTCGGGGATGAGCGGCGCCGCGAGCTGGAAGTCGTGGATCTGGCCGGGCCACACCCGCACCTCAGTGGGTACACCGGCGGCGGCGAGCCGACGCGCCGCCAGCCGGGCGTCGTGTAGCAGGACCTCCGATCCGGACACGTGAATCAGCGTGCGCGGAAGGCCGGGCTCGATGTGGTCGAGCGGCTCGTAGACGCCCTCGGGCTCGCCGTCGACGATGTTCTTGGCCGCGGCTCGGGCAACCAGGGCGACCAGGGCGTCGAACGCCTTGGGCGGGAACATCGCGTCGGTGCGCATGTTGGGGTGGGCCACCTTCTGCTCGTGGTCGAGCTGCAGCAGCGGCGAGATGGCGACCAGGGCGGCGGGCTCCTCTCCGAGGGCCTGCAGCCGCTGCGCCAGAGTCAGGGCCAGATAACCACCCGCGGAGTCGCCGGCCAGCACGATCTGGTCGGGCTCGTAGCCGCGGGTCCGTAGCCACTGGTACGCGTCATAACAATCGTCGACGGCGTTGCCGATGGTGTGCTTCGGGATGAGCCGGTAGTCGACCACCAGCACCGGCGAGTCGGCGAACTTCGACAGCGCGACCGAGATGCGGCTGTGCGAGTTCACCCCGCAGGTGAGGAAGGCGCCACCGTGCATGTACAGCACGATCCGGCGGTTGCCGTCGGCAGGCAGGACGCCGGGCGCCCGGACCAGTTGCGCCGAGGCGTTCGGCAAACCGACCGTGGCGCGCACCGTGCCGGGCGTGGGCAGCAGCGCGCGGGCGACGAAGTCGACCAGACCGAACGGCCATGGCCAGTGCGGCACGTGGCTCAGCACCGCCAACGTGGGCCACATGGTGGCACGGGTGCCGATTGAGACCAGCCGTGCGGCGACGCTCGGGCCGCTCTCGACGACCTCGACCGGCGCGCCGTCGCTGACCGGGTACCGGCGCGGGCGACCGCTACCAGCGTGAACATGATGGGGGGCAGAAGCCCGGATCTTGCTGGGTGCGGTCATCGTCAACACTCCCTACGCCAATGTAGATACGTGTCCCGGGCACTTGAGCGAAGCCCGGTAACTTAGCTTGCCATCTGCCTTACCTATAACAACTAACGATCTGATTTCTTACCGGATCTGATACCTGTCTGTAATCGCGGGTCCACTGTTGCGCCCCGAATTGACGCCCGAGCAGCACCTAAACTGGGCTCGTGGGGATACGCGCTCCGCGGAAGTCAACGGCCGCGCTGGCAGCGGCGGGGGTTCTGGCCTCGACCGGAACCGCCGTCCTGGGTGCGCGCAGTTTGCTCACCGGTCAGGCGGACCAGGTCCGCAATGTGATTCCGAAGTCCTGGGACATCCCACCGCGGGCGGACGGTGTCTACGCCCCGGGCGGCGGCCCCGTCCAGCGCTGGGAACGCGGGATGGATTTTGACCTGCATCTGATGGTGTTCGGCGACTCGACGGCCACCGGCTACGGCTGTCGCAGCGCCGACGAGGTGCCCGGGGTGCTGCTCGCCCGTGGTCTGGCCGAGGAGTCCGGCAAGCTCATCCGGCTGTCGACCAAGGCGATCGTGGGTGCGACGTCCAAGGGGCTGTCCGGTCAGGTCGACGCGATGTTCGTGGCAGGCCCGCCGCCCGATGCCGCGGTGATCATGATCGGCGCCAACGACATCACCGCGCTCAACGGCATCAGCCCGTCGGCGCGTCGGCTGGGCGCAGCCGTGCAACGCCTGCGCGCCTCCGGTGCGGTGGTGGTGGTCGGGACGTGTCCCGATTTCGGTGTCATCAAAGACATCCCCCAGCCGCTGCGATGGACGGCCCGCAATCGCGGCCTGCGGCTGGCCCGCGTGCAGGCGGCTGCGGTGCGCGCCGCGGGCGGAGTGCCGGTGCCGCTGGCTGACCTGCTGGCGCCGAACTTCCGGCAGGCGCCCGAGGTGATGTTCTCCGAGGACCGCTACCACCCGTCGGCCGCGGGATATGCGCTGGCCGCCAACCAACTGATGCCCGCGCTCTGTCATGCCCTGGGCGAGTGGACCGGTGTCACCGTGCCCGATCTGCCGTGGGCGACCAAGTCGGAGGTACGGGCTCTGACCGACCGGCTCGGGCCGCTGGCGCAGCTGCTGCGCCGCAGAACAACCGGGGTCCCCGCACCGATCGTGGTGACCGCGAGCTAGGTTCGTGTGCAGTCTCGCTGCACCCAAGCTGCACACCAAGGAGCCGTCATGCCCGAAGCTGTCATCGTTTCCACCGCCCGCTCGCCCATCGGGCGCGCGATGAAGGGGTCGCTGGTCGACATCCGTCCCGACGATCTGGCCGCGCAGATGGTGCGCGCCGCGCTGGACAAGGTGCCCTCGCTGGATCCGCATGACATCGACGACCTGATCATGGGCTGCGGTCAGCCCGGCGGTGAGTCGGGCTTCAACATCGGCCGGGCCGTTGCCGTCGAGCTGGGCTACGACTTCATGCCGGGCACCACGGTCAACCGGTACTGCTCGTCGTCGCTGCAGACCACCCGGATGGCGTTCCACGCGATCAAGGCCGGCGAAGGCCATGCGTTCATCTCGGCCGGCGTCGAGACGGTGTCGCGCTTCGGCAAGGGCAACGCCGACGGCTGGCCGGACACCAAGAACGCGCTGTTCGCGGATGCGATGGCGCGCTCGGAGGCGGCCACCGCCGGTGCCGACGAGTGGCACGATCCGCGCGAGGACGGCCTGCTGCCCGACGTGTACATCGCGATGGGTCAGACCGCCGAGAACGTGGCGCTGTTCACCGGCATCAGCCGCGAGGACCAGGACCACTGGGGCGTCCGCAGCCAGAACAAGGCCGAGGAGGCCATCAACAGCGGCTTCTTCGAGCGCGAGATCGTGCCGGTCACGCTGCCCGACGGCACCGTGGTGTCCAAGGACGACGGCCCGCGCGCCGGCACCACCTACGAGAAGATCAGCCAGCTCAAGCCGGTGTTCCGGCCCAACGGCACGATCACCGCGGGTAATGCGTGTCCCCTGAACGACGGCGCGGCCGCGCTGGTGATCATGTCCGACACCAAGGCCAAGGAGCTGGGGCTGACCCCGCTGGCGCGCATCGTCTCGACGGGCGTGTCCGGCCTGTCACCGGAGATCATGGGCCTCGGCCCGATCGAGGCTGTGAAAAAGGCTCTCGCACAGGCGAACATGACGATCGGCGACATCGACCTCTACGAGATCAACGAGGCATTCGCGGTCCAGGTGCTCGGCTCGGCGCGAGCGCTCGGCATGGACGAGGACAAGCTGAACGTCTCCGGCGGCGCGATCGCGCTGGGGCACCCGTTCGGCATGACCGGCGCGCGGATCACCGCCACGCTGCTGAACAACCTGCAGACCTACGACAAGACGTTCGGCATCGAGACGATGTGCGTCGGCGGTGGCCAGGGCATGGCCATGGTGATCGAGCGCCTCAGCTAGTTCGTCATCGAGACAGACCTCAGGGCGACGATCGGTACCGCTTCATCGCCCTGGGGTCTGACTCGATGTCCATGCGCGCCTGGTCCGTTCGATGATGTCGGCAGTTCGATCGCCGGCGACCACTCGAATCCGGCGCCATCCCATGTCGGCGATGAATTCCGATCGGGTTCGATCGTTGCGATAGATACCGCGGTCCAAGCGATGCTGCTCGCCGTCGTACTCGACCGCGACCATCACGTCGCGCCACCCCATATCCAGGAAGTAGCGCGAACGGCCGTCATCTCTGAGCACTGGGATCTGGGTCTCGGGGCGCGGAAATCCAGCCGCCATCAGCAGCAGCCGCAACCAGGTCTCGCGCGGGGATTGTGATCCGGCGTCGGCGAGGTCGAGGACCGCGGGCACTCGGCGCACGCCTCGCACATTGCAATGGCGTGGCAGCAGCGCCAGTACGTCGTCGACGTTAAACCGGGTGGCGTTGGCGAGCGCATCAACGTGCGTGACCGCCTGTCTCACCGTCCCGCGCCGCGCGAGGTCGAACGCGGTGCGCGCCAAGGTGCTAACCGGAAGACCCGGTATGGAGTGCACTTCGTCATCGAACAGCGTCTCGGCGCGGCTGATGATCCCGGCTGGCGCCTTGTTGTTCGGACAGGCGAGCTCGATCGGTATCGATGGATCGATCCATTTCGATCCGTGCACTGCGGATGCCGCCAAACCGGTCACGACCGCACGGCCCCGAGACCAAAGAACAGCCGCGGCTGCGCGGTCACGAACCGACAGCTCACCACCTCCATACGCGTACACGTCCGGAAAGATGCGTCGGCAGTGGGCCCGAAGTTGGTACCGAGTCAGCTCGCCCGCAGCTATCGCGTCGCTTCCGATGAACACCCGCTGCACTGGAACAGGATCGCGGTGAACTGCCATTGCTGTGCGCAC contains the following coding sequences:
- a CDS encoding RDD family protein, with translation MTEQPPGPPPGSYPPPPPGNYPPPPAGNYPPPPPPQGGYAPPPPGAAFGDPPAPGQPVPQLPQSAYTSWFTRVVAWLIDYIPAYIILGIGYGVVIATTDTECVTDTSQYETADYCATGTSTVGTLALVVAGLIAIAFVIWNLGYRQGTTGSSIGKSVMKFKVVSEKTGQPIGFGLSFVREILYLVASYICLGIVWLIAVLFPLWDSKRQTLADKIMTTVCLPL
- the greA gene encoding transcription elongation factor GreA gives rise to the protein MTDTQVTWLTQESYDRLKTELDQLIANRPVIAAEINDRREEGDLRENGGYHAAREEQGQQEARIRQLQELLNTAKVGEAPKQSGVALPGSVVKVYYDGDESDTETFLIATRQEGIDHDKLEVYSPNSPLGGALLNAKVGDTREYAVPSGKTVKVTLVSAEPYHS
- a CDS encoding RDD family protein; translation: MTQPPPPPGNYPPPPPGNYPPPPPPGNYPPPPPGNYPPPPPPGAGVLSKEAYTPWIKRVGAFIIDALPIAILSGVGQGLMVATGENNCTSSSVDNSYGVYCTSQPSTLGLILSFVFGLASLAFWVWNYGYRQGTTGSSIGKSVLKFKVISEKTGQPIGFGLSVVRQIAHFVDAIICYIGYLFPLWDAKRQTLADKIMTTVCVPL
- a CDS encoding alpha/beta hydrolase gives rise to the protein MTAPSKIRASAPHHVHAGSGRPRRYPVSDGAPVEVVESGPSVAARLVSIGTRATMWPTLAVLSHVPHWPWPFGLVDFVARALLPTPGTVRATVGLPNASAQLVRAPGVLPADGNRRIVLYMHGGAFLTCGVNSHSRISVALSKFADSPVLVVDYRLIPKHTIGNAVDDCYDAYQWLRTRGYEPDQIVLAGDSAGGYLALTLAQRLQALGEEPAALVAISPLLQLDHEQKVAHPNMRTDAMFPPKAFDALVALVARAAAKNIVDGEPEGVYEPLDHIEPGLPRTLIHVSGSEVLLHDARLAARRLAAAGVPTEVRVWPGQIHDFQLAAPLIPEAKRSLRQIGEYIREATG
- a CDS encoding cystathionine beta-synthase; protein product: MRIASHISELIGHTPLVQLNSVVPEGAGVVAAKIEYLNPGGSAKDRIAVKMIDAAEASGQLKPGGTIVEPTSGNTGVGLALVAQRRGYKCIFVCPDKVSEDKRNVLRAYGAEVVVCPTAVAPDDPDSYYSVSNRLVTEIEGAWKPDQYSNPMGPASHYETTGPEIWADTEGKVTHFVAGVGTGGTITGAGRYLKEVSGGKVKVIGADPEGSVYSGGTGRPYLVEGVGEDFWPAAYDPAVPDEIIAVSDADSFDMTRRLAREEALLVGGSCGMAVVAAIKVAQEAGPDSVVVVLLPDGGRGYLSKIFNDGWMSSYGFLRTRLDGSLIEPTVGDVLRGKSGALPDLVHTHPSETVRDAIGILREYGVSQMPVVGAEPPVMAGEVAGSVSERELLSAVFEGRAKLADAVAVHMSPPLPLIGAGELVSAAAKSLGERDALMVVEEGKPVGVITRHDLLGFLSDGPRRR
- a CDS encoding cystathionine gamma-synthase, which gives rise to MSEQRSTAGRSEATRGIGEADRHRAQGFATRAIHAGYRPDPATGAVNAPIYASSTFAQDGVGGLRGGFEYARTGNPTRAALEAVLAAVEDGTFGRAFSSGMAATDCVLRAVLRPGDHVVIPDDAYGGTFRLIDKVFTQWGVAHTPVALSDLDAVRAAITATTKLIWVETPTNPLLSIADVAAIAEIAAVGGQKVLVDNTFASPALQQPLNLGADIVLHSTTKYIGGHSDVVGGALVTNDEELDTKFAFLQNGAGAVPGPFDAYLTMRGLKTLELRMQRHSANAAKVAEFLAEHDAVSRVLYPGLPSHPGHEVAARQMSGFGGMVSVRMRDGIEAARRLCSRTEVFILAESLGGVESLIEHPGAMTHASTAGSQLEVPDDLVRLSVGIEDPADLLGDLEQALD
- a CDS encoding SGNH/GDSL hydrolase family protein, translating into MGIRAPRKSTAALAAAGVLASTGTAVLGARSLLTGQADQVRNVIPKSWDIPPRADGVYAPGGGPVQRWERGMDFDLHLMVFGDSTATGYGCRSADEVPGVLLARGLAEESGKLIRLSTKAIVGATSKGLSGQVDAMFVAGPPPDAAVIMIGANDITALNGISPSARRLGAAVQRLRASGAVVVVGTCPDFGVIKDIPQPLRWTARNRGLRLARVQAAAVRAAGGVPVPLADLLAPNFRQAPEVMFSEDRYHPSAAGYALAANQLMPALCHALGEWTGVTVPDLPWATKSEVRALTDRLGPLAQLLRRRTTGVPAPIVVTAS
- a CDS encoding acetyl-CoA C-acetyltransferase gives rise to the protein MPEAVIVSTARSPIGRAMKGSLVDIRPDDLAAQMVRAALDKVPSLDPHDIDDLIMGCGQPGGESGFNIGRAVAVELGYDFMPGTTVNRYCSSSLQTTRMAFHAIKAGEGHAFISAGVETVSRFGKGNADGWPDTKNALFADAMARSEAATAGADEWHDPREDGLLPDVYIAMGQTAENVALFTGISREDQDHWGVRSQNKAEEAINSGFFEREIVPVTLPDGTVVSKDDGPRAGTTYEKISQLKPVFRPNGTITAGNACPLNDGAAALVIMSDTKAKELGLTPLARIVSTGVSGLSPEIMGLGPIEAVKKALAQANMTIGDIDLYEINEAFAVQVLGSARALGMDEDKLNVSGGAIALGHPFGMTGARITATLLNNLQTYDKTFGIETMCVGGGQGMAMVIERLS
- a CDS encoding GPP34 family phosphoprotein; this translates as MARIAEDLLLLLLDNAAAQPAVEPGRLHRLLAAAVLLDLAYDCRVRPAIPGEPVPADRLVALAGPPPLDPVVRPALALLEQAPVSATEAIGKLRKHTEDRVIDQLLRTGQIHQIALSQNRFRRNTYAWPLASRARVDQARSALLSTLFDGNRPDPATATIISLLHTVGALGAVLSLNDRGWHWVCDRASEIASGTWVDDANMAEVNLAVTTAAVRPALV